The DNA sequence TGCCGCGGCGGCGAGCGCGTCGAACGCCCGGTCGCGCGCGTCGACGGGGTAGGAGGCCTGGACGAACGTCAGCCGGTCGACCTGGTCGTGGACCGCTTCGTTCACCGCAGGATGATCGTGGCCGAGTGGGGTACACGCGTAGCTCGCGCCACAGTCGAGGTACTCCGTTCCGTCCGTATCGTAGAGATAGGCACCCTCACCGCGCTCGATCCGGATCGGTTTCTCGGAGTGGATGAAGTTACTCATGCCGTCGCCTCCGTTTCGAGCGCCGCGGGGAGGACGTGCGTCCCGCCGCCGTCGAGCGCCGCGAGCACGGGCGAGTCGGCGTTCGCGTCCGCCACGACGACCTCGCTCGCGCCCCCGGAGAGCGCCTCTTTCGCCGCCATCACCTTCTTGCCCATGAACCCCTCCGCCGCGCTCTCGATGGTTTCGAGTTCGGCGGGCGTCTCCGCGCGCTCGATGAGGGTCGACGAGTCCTCGGGGTCGGCGAGCACGCCGGGGACGTCGGTGAGCACCACGAGCTCCGCGCCGAGCGCGCCCGCGACCGCCGCGGCCGCCCGGTCCGCGTCGGCGTTCACAGGAGTACCGTCGTCGGCCAGCATCGGCACCGTCACCACGGGGGTGTAACCGCCGTCGAGCAGCGTGTCGAGCAGGTCGGCGTTCACCGACTCGATCTTCCCGGAGTGCTCGCCCCGCCGGATCTTCTTCTTGCCGTCCTCGACCACTCGAACCGCGGACTTCCGGGGGCCGGTGAGCAGCCCGCCGTCGACCCCGGAGAGCCCAAGCGCGTCCACGCCCGCCTCCCGCAACGACGCCGTGAGGTCGGTGTTGAGTTTCCCAGGGAGGACCATCTCGAAGACCTCCATCGTGCGCTCGTCGGTGAACCGCCCGACGACGCCCGAGGGGCTCTCGACGTACTCGGGCTCCTCGTCGAGCTGGTCGAGGGTGTCGTCGACCGCGGTCGAACCGCCGTGGACCACGACGACCCGCTCGCCCTCGGCGACGAGCTCCGCGACGTCGGCGACCGCACCCGCCGGGTTCACGGCACGCGCGCCGCCGATCTTGAGGACGACCGTCATGGCGTCCCCACGGGGTGGAGACCCTGAAAGTCGAGTCCAGCCGTTTCGTCGTAACCGAACGCGACGTTCGCCGCCTGTATCGCCTGTCCCGCGGAGCCTTTCATCATGTTGTCGATGGCCGAAAACACCACGATTCGCTTGTTACTCGGGTCGAGCTCGAAGCCGACCTCGGCGTGATTGGTCCCCGCGACCGCCTTGGGCTCGGGATAGCGATACACGCCCGAACCGCCGGCCACGAGTCGGACGAACGGTTCGTCGTCGTAGCTCTCCCGAAACGCGCTCCAGAGGTCGCCCGTCGACACGGGTTCGTCGGGGAAGACGTGACACGTCGCCGAGGCCCCGCGAACCATGTCGACCGCGTGGGCGGTGAACGCCACGCTACACCCGAACTCCTGGACGATCTCGGCCTCGTGGCGATGGCCGGTCGGCGCGTAGGGTCGCACGACGCCCGAGCGCTCGGGGTGCGAGGAGGCGTCGCCGCCGCCCGCGCCGCCCTCCGACGACCCCACTTTGACGTCGACCACGATCTGCTCGTCGCCTTCGAGGATCCCCGCGTCGAACAGCGGTCCCAACCCGAGGACCGTCGCGGTGGCGTTGCAGCCGCCCGCCGCGATGAGGGATGCACCGGGGAGCTCGTCGCGGTGGCGCTCGGGGAGCGCGTAGACCGACTCGTCGAGGAGTTCCGGCCGACTGTGCCCGTCGTACCACTCCTCGTACTGGTCCTCGCTGTCCAGTCGAAAGTCCGCGCTCAGGTCCACCACCGTGTCGGCGACCTCCCGAAACGCGTCGATCTGCTCCATCGACACGCCGTGTGGCGTCGCGGCGAACAGGACGTCGACGCTCGCGAGTTCCGTGGGGTCGCTGAAGCGCTGTTCGATCCCCCGGAGGTTCGGGTGGACGGATCCGAGGGTCTTGTTGGTGTACTCGCGGCTGGTGGCCGCTTCGAGTTCGAACTCGGGGTGTGAGTCGATGAGGCGAAGGAGTTCGCCGCCGGTGAACCCGCTCGCGCCGACCACCGACGCGGTCTTCGTCATTCGTCTTCCCTCACGAGGGTCACGGCGTGGTCACCGTCGCGGAATCGGCCTCGACCTTGGTTTCGAGCCAGTCGACCACGCGGGCGGGCACGTCGACGTCGGTGGCCTCGGTGAGCGCCTTGAACTCCACCGTGTGATTCACTTCGTGCACCGTATACGAATCGCCGGTCTCCATCAGGTCCACGCCGAGCAGGCCGCCGCCGACGGCGTCGCTCGCGCGGGCCACGAGGTCGCGGGCCTCGTCGTCGAGTTCGAACGCCGTGGCGTCGGCCCCTTTCGAGGCGTTGGTGAGCCAGTGGTCGGAGGAACGCGCCTCCGCGGCGACGGGTTCGCCGTCGGTGCTCAGCACCCGGATGTCGCGACCGGGTTTCTCGACGAACTCCTGAATGTAGAACACCTTGTGCTCGTAGTGACCCAGCGTGGCCTTGTGTTCGAGGATCGCCTCGGCGGCGTCGCGCGAGTCGATCTTCGCCATCAGTCGGCCCCACGATCCGATGACGGGTTTGAGGACACAGGGATAGCCGAACGCCTCGATGGTTTCGAGCGCCGCGTCCTTCGTGAACGCGACCTCGGTGCGGGGCGTCGGCACGCCCGCACCCGCGAGCGCGAGGCTGTTCTTCACCTTGTCGGCGCAGACCTCGGCGGTCGCGGCGCTGTTGACCACGGGGATGCCGTAGGCGTCGAGGAACCGCGTCGCGTACGTGCTCCGGCTGGTCGCGAGACACCGGTCGACCACCAGGTCCACGCCCTCGAAGGCCGCCGGCGGTTCGTTGAGGTCGAAGCGGAGCTTCCGGACGTCGACCTTCGTGACCTCGTGGCCGCGCTCCCTGAGCTCCGAGAGCAGGAGCTTCTCGTCGCGCCGGATGCGCGAGTAGAGCACGCCGATGTTCACGTCACTCCCCCCAGTCCTCTTCGAGCTCGGGGGCGGTTTCGAGCGTTGCAGGGTCGGTCTCGACCACTTCGAGCTCGCTCCCGCAGGTCCCACAGTCGAGGATCTCGCCGACTTCGGCGTCGTCGTACAACGTCACGTCGCCGCCGCATTCCGGACAGGTTGCCATTGTACCCTCCTCTCGCCCGTCTATCGGCTTAAACGCTTCGAACTTGTACGATAGTTTACAGGAAATCGTGGCCGTCGCTCCGTGTCGAAAGAGCGGTCAGTTCGCGCGGTTCGTCGGTGACGACGAGATGAATGTTCCCCCTCGCGGGGGCGGTCGCTCAGCCATATCGAGCCACCTCCGTATCCAACGCGTCGGCGGCGCTATCGAGCCGCGCCCGCCGGTCGGCGAGCGCGCCCTCGTCGTCCTCGAACGTCGCCTCGCGCCGGTCGAGCGCGGCTTCGACCGACGCGGGCGCTGGACCGCCGAACGAGTCGCGGCTCGCCACGCTGGCCTCGGGATCGAGCGCGCGCTCGACCGACTCGCGCTCGACGTAGCTGTCGAGGGAGTCGTCGAGCACCTCCTCGGCCGCCGCCGCGACCGTCGCGTACTCGACGGCCGCGCCGTCCTCGATCTCGTGGGCCGCCCGGGCGAGTATCTCGTGGGCGGTTCTGAACGGGAGCCCCGCCATCGCGAGCAGGTCCGCGACCCCGGTCGCGGTCGAGAACCCCCCGCTCGCGGCGTCGGCGAGCGCTTCCTCCTCCCACGTCGCGGTCGCCACCGCGCCGGCGGCCACCTCGGTCGCGGGAACGACGGCGTCGACGGCGGCCCAGGCGTGAGGCGTCGCGGTCTGGAGGTCGCGGTTGTACGCTCGCGGCAGTCCCTTGAGCGTCGTCAACAGCCCGTTGAGGCCCGCGGTCGCGTCGCCCGCAGCCGCCCGAACGAGTTCGAGCGAGTCGGGGTTCTTCTTCTGGGGCATGATCGAGGAGGTCGAGGCGTAGTCGTCGTCGACGTCGAGGTAGCCGTCCGAGGCGAACTCCACGAGGTCGGTCGCGAGCCCCGAGAGCGAGACCGAGAGGGAGGCGAGCGCGCTCGCGCCCTCGACCAGGAAGTCCCGCGTCGAGACCGCGTCCATCGAGTTCTCGACGAGCCCATCGAAGCCCAACAGTTCGGCCGTGCGCTCGCGGTCGACGTCGAACGGGGTCCCAGCGAAGGCCGCCGCGCCGAGCGGCGAGCGGTTCGTCCGGTCGTAGGCCGCCACCAGCCTCTCGGTATCCCGCGCGAACGCCTCCTCGTAGGAGGCGAGGAAGTGACCCACCGTCGTCGGTTGGGCGGGCTGACGGTGAGTGTAGCCGGGCATCAGTGTGTCCACGTGCTCGCGCGCGCTTTCGAGGAGCGCCGCCCGGAGCGCGAGGGTCGCGTCGATGGTGTCCAAGAGGTCCTCGCGGAACCGGTATCTGAGACAGGTCGCCACTTCATCATTTCTACTCCGCGCGGTGTGCATCCGACCGCCGTCGGGGCCGACCCGGTCGATGACCGCCGACTCGATGGCGGCGTGGACGTCCTCGCCCGAGAGCCGGTCGTATCCCGCTTCCTCGACCGCGGCGAGGCCGTCGAGGACCGACCCCGCGCTCGACTCCTCAACGATACCCCGTTCGGCGAGCATCACGACGTGCGCGCGGTCGACCGCGAGGTCGGCTTCGAAGATCCGCTCGTCCGCGTCCATCGAGGAGAGGAAGCCGCGGGCGGGGCCGCCGCTGAACCGCTCGCCCCGGACGACGTCGCTCCCCTCGGTCATCTCAGTTCTCCCCGCTCTCGTCGGTCCCGTCGCTCTCGTTCCCGCCGTCGGCGAGGGGTTTCGCGGATTCGGCGGACTCCATCACGCGACTCGCGAGCCGGGACTGGAAGCCGTGGTACTTCGCGACGCCGGTCGCATCGGCCTGTTCGATCCCGCCGCCCACGTCGGCGGTGTTGAACGAGGCCGCGGCGGCGGAGTAGACCCCGTACTCGCTCTCGCGGCCAACCGCCCGCGCCTGGCCGCCGTCGAGTTTCATCGTCACCGACCCGGTGACGCGTTCCTGGGTCGAGTCGATGAAGCCGTCGAGGGCGTCGACCAGCGGCGCGGCGAGCAGGCCCTCGTAGGCCTTCTCGGCCCACTCGTGGTCGATCCCCTTCTTGAAGCTCCGTTCCTCCTTCGTGAGCACGAGCGATTCGAGCGCCTCGTGGGCGTTCAACAGGACTGTCGCGGCGGGGTGTTCGTAGTTCTCCCTGACTTTGAGCCCGAGCATGCGGTCTTCCATCAGGTCGGTCCTGCCGACCCCGTGGCTCCCGGCGACCTCGTTGAGTTCCTCGATGAGTTCGATCGGGTCCATCGCCTCGCCGTCGAGCGCGACCGGGTAGCCGTCCTCGAACTCGAGTTCGAGGAGTTCGGTCTCGCCGCTGGGGGACTGGGTCCAGTCGTAGATGTCCTCGGGCGGGACGTAGTTCGGCTCCTCGAGCTCCGA is a window from the Halococcus hamelinensis 100A6 genome containing:
- a CDS encoding acetylglutamate/acetylaminoadipate kinase, translating into MTVVLKIGGARAVNPAGAVADVAELVAEGERVVVVHGGSTAVDDTLDQLDEEPEYVESPSGVVGRFTDERTMEVFEMVLPGKLNTDLTASLREAGVDALGLSGVDGGLLTGPRKSAVRVVEDGKKKIRRGEHSGKIESVNADLLDTLLDGGYTPVVTVPMLADDGTPVNADADRAAAAVAGALGAELVVLTDVPGVLADPEDSSTLIERAETPAELETIESAAEGFMGKKVMAAKEALSGGASEVVVADANADSPVLAALDGGGTHVLPAALETEATA
- the argC gene encoding N-acetyl-gamma-glutamyl-phosphate reductase — encoded protein: MTKTASVVGASGFTGGELLRLIDSHPEFELEAATSREYTNKTLGSVHPNLRGIEQRFSDPTELASVDVLFAATPHGVSMEQIDAFREVADTVVDLSADFRLDSEDQYEEWYDGHSRPELLDESVYALPERHRDELPGASLIAAGGCNATATVLGLGPLFDAGILEGDEQIVVDVKVGSSEGGAGGGDASSHPERSGVVRPYAPTGHRHEAEIVQEFGCSVAFTAHAVDMVRGASATCHVFPDEPVSTGDLWSAFRESYDDEPFVRLVAGGSGVYRYPEPKAVAGTNHAEVGFELDPSNKRIVVFSAIDNMMKGSAGQAIQAANVAFGYDETAGLDFQGLHPVGTP
- the lysX gene encoding lysine biosynthesis protein LysX, with amino-acid sequence MNIGVLYSRIRRDEKLLLSELRERGHEVTKVDVRKLRFDLNEPPAAFEGVDLVVDRCLATSRSTYATRFLDAYGIPVVNSAATAEVCADKVKNSLALAGAGVPTPRTEVAFTKDAALETIEAFGYPCVLKPVIGSWGRLMAKIDSRDAAEAILEHKATLGHYEHKVFYIQEFVEKPGRDIRVLSTDGEPVAAEARSSDHWLTNASKGADATAFELDDEARDLVARASDAVGGGLLGVDLMETGDSYTVHEVNHTVEFKALTEATDVDVPARVVDWLETKVEADSATVTTP
- the lysW gene encoding lysine biosynthesis protein LysW, with product MATCPECGGDVTLYDDAEVGEILDCGTCGSELEVVETDPATLETAPELEEDWGE
- the argH gene encoding argininosuccinate lyase, with protein sequence MTEGSDVVRGERFSGGPARGFLSSMDADERIFEADLAVDRAHVVMLAERGIVEESSAGSVLDGLAAVEEAGYDRLSGEDVHAAIESAVIDRVGPDGGRMHTARSRNDEVATCLRYRFREDLLDTIDATLALRAALLESAREHVDTLMPGYTHRQPAQPTTVGHFLASYEEAFARDTERLVAAYDRTNRSPLGAAAFAGTPFDVDRERTAELLGFDGLVENSMDAVSTRDFLVEGASALASLSVSLSGLATDLVEFASDGYLDVDDDYASTSSIMPQKKNPDSLELVRAAAGDATAGLNGLLTTLKGLPRAYNRDLQTATPHAWAAVDAVVPATEVAAGAVATATWEEEALADAASGGFSTATGVADLLAMAGLPFRTAHEILARAAHEIEDGAAVEYATVAAAAEEVLDDSLDSYVERESVERALDPEASVASRDSFGGPAPASVEAALDRREATFEDDEGALADRRARLDSAADALDTEVARYG
- a CDS encoding argininosuccinate synthase encodes the protein MTHDTTPDSTDRVALAFSGGLDTTVCVPILEEEYGYDEVVGVTVDVGQPTKEFAEAEETAEALDLEHYVVDAKDAFADTCLDAVRANATYQGYPLGTALARPVIAEAILDVALENDCSALAHGCTGKGNDQLRFEAVWRDSELDVIAPVRELGLTREVEQEYADERDLPVEGGNAGAWSIDTNLWSRSVEGSELEEPNYVPPEDIYDWTQSPSGETELLELEFEDGYPVALDGEAMDPIELIEELNEVAGSHGVGRTDLMEDRMLGLKVRENYEHPAATVLLNAHEALESLVLTKEERSFKKGIDHEWAEKAYEGLLAAPLVDALDGFIDSTQERVTGSVTMKLDGGQARAVGRESEYGVYSAAAASFNTADVGGGIEQADATGVAKYHGFQSRLASRVMESAESAKPLADGGNESDGTDESGEN